CCGGTTTTAATCTAACGGCAATAGACATTTCACATAACATGCTCGAATTGGCTAGAAATAAACATCATGAAGTGAATTTTATGCTCGCTGATATTACTAAATGGGAGACGACTGATACATTTGATCTAGTTGTTGCATGGGATAGTATTTTTCACTTACCTGTTAAATCCCATGCCTCTGTTTTGAAAAAACTCTGCAATTTACTCAGTCCAAACGGAATTTTATTATACACATTTGGCGATGCAATCGATGAACATATCGACATGTTTTTTAGCTTTCCTAATATTAATTTCCAAAAGATAACACTATGACAAACTACATAGATGGCTTCGTGCTTCCAATTCCTCGAATATATTTGAACAAATACAAAAGGGTCGCTGAACAAGTGTCCGAAATTTGGAAAGAGTACGGCGCTATTGCCTACTTCGAATACATAGGTGATGATTTATCTTTGGAAGGCACGAGATCCTTTATAGAAACTATTGATGCAAAAGAAGATGAGGCAATAGTTTTTGGATGGGTTGTTTTTCCTTCTAAGGAGATCCGGGATGCAGCCAACAAAAAAGTCCCCACAGATCCAAGAATGACCGAATTAGTCACACCTTTAATCAATCCTGAAAAATTGATCTTCGACGCCCGGAGAATGGTCTATGGTGGATTCAAACCCCTTGTACAATAAGACGAATATCTTAAATTAAGATAGACATTCATGCTGTAATACCACCTGAAGCTTCGGCACCAACGACAGCCCCTGACTCACTTATTTGTAGTATGTGAAAAACCATTCCGGTATGAGTTCTTAAAAAAATGATTAATTTAGGTTCTAACACGTTCTCAAATTAGTGAGATATAGTACTCAGGTACATACGACAACCAATGTCCAATCTAAAAGTAGAAGATATGAAAACTTTTAAAATTATCATAGTCGGAATAATACTCTTTCTCAATACTACGGAACGCATGTATGGCCAAACTTCAGATATGGAATCGATAAAATCTGAGCTCCAGGAAGCTACCAACAAAGAGCAACTCGCGTTTAAGAATGGTGATTGCCAAGAAGTAGTAGACTCTATGGAATCGGACATCACATTCATTGCAAATGGCAATAAAGTGCCCTCTAAAGCTGTAATACAGAAGTTTTGTAATTCTATTCCAAGACCTTTCAAAAAAGCTACTATCGACAATTTGGATATTTATCCCCTTACAAATGAAACGGGTTACACCATTCGTACCCTAGAGTATCAAAAAGATAGTCAAATTAAAATACTGGAATACGTCACGAAAATTTGGAGGAAATCTGATGGAAAATGGAAAATCACGCATTTTCAATCTACATTGAAGGAAATTTCCATTTCAGATAAATAATTCTTGGGTCATTTAGGACGCTATAGCATTACTGATTATATCGTTACAATACTAAATCTCACAAAATACACTAAGTACGATTAACCCATGATCTGTGCTGTCCCAATTGTAATTAAGATGGCCGTATCAACTATAATGGGGCGTATGGACAAATAAATTTAAATTCAACCGGTATGTATAAAATAGCATTAATCAGCTATACGGCAGCATTACTTTTGTGCTGCAACGAGAAACATCCTGAGACGCCGCATAGTGCTTCAGAAGACGTAGCTATATTGATCAACCCATAAAAGATTGGGAAACAAAAGATTTAGAACTGGCGCTTAGGAATTACGCAAATGAAACAGATAGGACAAACGCCTTTGGGGATCGGGTTCAATCTAAAGCCGAGTGAAGAGAGTTACTTCAGTTTATTTTGAATATAGACTTTGGAATGGCAGGTGACAACCGAGTTTCAAAATCGGCCTCAAAAACCTAACAATTTTACGGTTTCGTGGAGCCCCGAAACGATAAAAGCATTACCCGGCTTTTCTAACGATAAAGTGTAACTTTGCACACGGAATACGGATAAAATACACGATGAACTTAACCATTGAAAATATAGTATTAGTTGGGTCCTTATTGCTTTTTGTAAGTATTATCGTGGGTAAGACTTCCTATAAATTTGGCGTACCCACCTTATTACTCTTCTTGGCGATTGGAATGTTAGCAGGGTCTGATGGGATTGGGGGTATAAATTTCGACAATCCGAAAATTGCGCAATTCATAGGTATTGTTTCTCTTAACTTTATTCTGTTTTCAGGGGGGCTTGACACCAATTGGAGGTCAATAAAACCAATTTTACGAGAAGGGCTTGTACTATCGACCCTGGGAGTTTTATTAACCGCACTGTCTCTTGGAACCTTTGTGTATTTTATAACCGACTTTACCATTTATGAAAGTATGCTGCTGGGTTCCATTGTTTCCTCTACAGATGCGGCAGCCGTATTTTCAATTTTACGCTCAAAAAGTCTGGCCCTTAAAACCAATCTACGGCCCACATTAGAACTAGAAAGCGGAAGTAACGACCCCATGGCGTATGTGCTAACCATTGCGTTTTTAACCCTGGTTATCAATCAGGATCAAAGTTTGGCATCGATCGTTCCTTTGTTTTTACAACAAATGTTTCTTGGTGCAATCTTTGGTATTGCCTTTGGTAAACTAAGCAAATTTATAATCAATAAAATAAAACTTGATTTTGAAGGGCTCTATCCGGTGTTGGTCATTGCCCTTATGTTCATTACTTTTTCCGCTACCGATTTTGTGGGAGGTAATGGATTTCTCGCTATCTACATCTGTGCTGTGTATTTGGGAAATCAAGAATTGATTCATAAGAAAACCATTTTAAAAATGTACGACGGCTTGGCCTGGTTGATGCAGATCGTACTTTTCCTTACGTTGGGCTTACTTGTTTTTCCTTCGCAAATAATTCCCTATTTCGGAATTGGAATAATCATCTCGTTATTTTTAATACTTATTGCCAGACCGGTAAGTGTTCTACTCAGCTTGATGTTTTTCAAAATGAAGCTAAAAAGAAGATTTTACATTTCATGGGTTGGTTTGCGGGGTGCAGTACCAATTGTATTTGCAACCTATCCCCTATTGGCCGGGATCGACAAGGCCAATATGATCTTCAATATTGTGTTTTTCATATCTGTCACCTCGGTTCTCATTCAAGGAACAACTTTATCATTGGTCGCAAAATGGTTGAAAGTTGCCTTACCCGAAAAATCTAAAAAGATATCCGAAATGGATAAATTATTTTTAGAACTTCCAAAATCATCCATGCAGGAATTTGAAATACTACCACAGTTTTACGCGGTAAACAAAAGAATTGTTGATTTGAATTTTCCAAAATCTGCCTTTATTGTGATGATTCGAAGAAACGACGAATTTATTCGGCCGGGGGGCTCCACTCAGTTGCAGCCCAATGATGTTTTGATGGTTCTTGCAGATGATCAGGAGGATTTTGCCAAAGTGACCGATTGTTTGTACAAGGCACACAAAAACCCTGTATCCTAAATAGGGTACCTATGCATCTATTTATGTATGCGTACTGCATAAAAGTAGTATCTTAACTTTCTGAAAAAAGAAATAACCGCCTTATTATCGTCGACTACAATCACAATTAAAACCGAGGCAAACGCGAACCTAGCTGTTTTGGAAAAACGGATTTTGATAAGCTCGCAGAGTATAAACCTAAACCCAACTAAGTGAATTTTAAAGAAATAATTCAAGAGATTTACCTGAAAATTAAACCGATCGAAGATAATGGGCAATTGGCATCTTATATTCCTGAATTAGCCAATGTTAATCCGGAAAATTTTGGAATACATATTTCGACACTTGACCGCGTTGATTTTGGCATTGGGAATTGTTACGATAAATTCTCTATTCAGAGTATAGCGAAAGTACTTTCATTGTGTCTGGCCTATCGCATTGTGGGTGAAAACTTGTGGGAAAGAGTTGGGGTTGAACCTTCGGGAACCTCCTTTAATTCACTTGTCCAGCTCGAAACCGATAATGGGATCCCCAGAAACCCATTTATAAATGCCGGAGCCATCGTCATTTCGGATATTCTTATTAGTAATTTGGAAAACCCAAAGGAAGATTTCTTAGCTTTTGTTAGAAGTCTTTCTAGCAATTCAGAATTAAATTATTCGAGAAAAATAGCCGCATCAGAAAAAACCGTAGGATTTCGAAACACTGCCTTATGTAATTTTATAAAGTCCTTTGGAAATATAGAAAATGATCCTTCAGAGGTTTTAGATTTCTATTTTGACCTTTGCTCTCTTGAGATGAATTGCAAAGAACTTTCGGCCTTGTTTCTATTCTTAGCTAACGACGGAAAAAATATAGTTGACAACAATCAGATTTTAACCAAAAGTCAAACTAAAAGAATAAATGCCCTAATGCTAACCTGCGGCTTTTACGACGAATCGGGGGATTTCGCTTTTAAAGTGGGAGTTCCCGGAAAGAGCGGCGTGGGTGGAGGAATTGTAGCCGTACATCCCAATCAATATTCAATTGCGGTTTGGAGCCCTAAGTTGAATGAAAAAGGAAATTCATATAAAGGAATGCGGTTTCTTGAAGAGTTTACTACAAGATCCGGCTTATCAATATTCTAAAATAAAATTGATCAAGTTTTGGCTTGTAGTAGTTTTAAACTATATACAAAAACCGGATTTATACAAAAAATACTACTTTTAAGATATTGAAAAAATAGTAAAATGAAGCAAATCGTAATTTTTATAGTTTTAATAAGTTCTTTAGGATTTTCTCAAACCACCAATGAGCTTGAAGTTCAAATAAAAGGGCTTTTATATGATTATGGAACCTTTATGGTTGAAGGAACAAACACCTCTTCAAATCAGCAAAAGGTTTGCAGTGTCACCTTCAATAATCGTGTGGTGTCGATTAAACTCACACATTCTAACCATCCAACAGCAATTCAGATTGCCAATGCTTCAGACCCGTGGAATTCGGTTGTCGATTCAGGAATGTATGTACAAGAATATACGTTTAACATAGATAACCTAAAACATTTTGACAATGGCACCTTTATACGCTTATTGCAACAGGTCGATAAACATTCCACCACACTTTATGTCAAAGCCGCTGCAACCTACAAGGCATACTATGTAGGAGAATCACATCATAAAAATGACGTGAACAAGAAAGTAAAGGTGTATGCTTCAGCATTTGACAACATTCCATTATATAACAAACCGGGAGCGGAAGGGCTTATGAAATCCATCTCACGAGATTTGATACAAATTCCGGTAAAACCTATTGCTTATGACCAGGATTGGTTTAAAAACACCTTAAATCGGCTATTCACCAAATATTTAACTCGGAATACCGATATCACTTACGAATATGGAGAGAATGGTACAACAACTTCTATGACCCATTGGCAGAATGGCCTAAGACACGGCCAACAAATTTTCTTTTATGAAAGTGGCGGACCCAAACTTGTTGAAACGTGGATGAACGGAAAGCGAACAGGTTTTTTAGATCAATTCCTTTCAGATGGGACACAAATTTTAAAAAATGGTAATGGGGTACACATGACATTCCATAAAAATGGTGTAAAAGAATATGAAGCAGAATATATTGAAGGTAAAAGAGCCGGAAAAGCAAGCTGGTATTATGATAACGGACAAGTGATAGAATCGGCAATTTATAAATATAACCCTGAGGACCATCAAGGATTTCGGTGGGAAATAGTGTCTTCATTTCATAAAGACGGCACTCCACGCGACAAAGGCACTCTTAAAGAAGGGAATGGCACATGGTTTTTATATGGAGATAATGGAAAGTTAGAAGAAGTACTTCAATATAAAAATGGTATCCAGGTGAAATAAAATCCTCATGAAACAATTGCCCTTTATTCGCATAGCGATTGTCATCAATAGTGTAATCTTCAAAAAACCTTGACCCCCCAATCTTCGCACCTAAGGCAATAGTTGCAATGGAAAATGACCAGGCATTCTAAACTTATATATACATTTTTAAATTATTAATAAATGAAAAATGGGGCACACTTTTTGCTCATATAGTACTCATTACTAGTTAACTAAATAATTTAAACCTTAGAAATTATGAAAACTACCATCATTACAATAGCTCTCGTTGCTATTTCAACTATCTCATGTCAATTGGCAGCTCAAGAAGTAGCCGCAAAATCTGTGGGATACGACTTACAAAAAAATATAAAGTGTCGAGTAATCCCTACCGAAACCGGATTTTCAGTTGCTTTTGAATATGATACAAAAGCAACACAAGAGGATAAGGTTGCTCAGGCATCCGGGAAAAAAGGATACGATTATTACAAGGCTAAGTCCGAGTTCACTGTAAATTTATCAGACAACACCGTCACTGAAGTAGTGAGCCCCAGAGATGCCGCCAGTGGGTTGCCAAGCGGAAAAAGACAACACAAGCCATTGACAATAACCAAAGAAATGGACAAGAGCACCCCTGTAATTTATAATAAAGTCTCAAGTGCGGGAGCAACTACCGATGGTGTGGCAACAACAAATAAAGGCTTAGGCACAGGAAAAGTGAATATGCAGGATATGAGTTTTACAAAAAGATGCGCAGATCTTACAACTGTTTACCCTGTTGTGGATGGTGTAAGCATTATACCCGTTGATGATTGCCCAAACGGAAGAGGAAAGATAATTTGGACATGGGCTGATGGAACTTTAGAGAGTTCGGATGATTGGACTACCAATAAGCGAGCGCAGCCAACTCATACAATTGAGTTTATTATGGATATTCAAGACGGAGTATGTACCGCGATGGCCATTAATGAAAAGGGATTACCCGGAGAAAAACCGAAAAAAACCAAACCAAAAAATTAAGATTAATTTTCAGCCAGGCAACATGCCTGAAATGTAGTCACTTTAAGAATCCAACGAATTATCGTAGGATTCAGATTGGTTTTGCGTCACATATTAGAAAATTGTATGCATTCTATTGTTATATTTGATCTTACCAATTGATAGGATAAGACAATCATTAATGTATGAGTGACTGCACGAGCATACTTATAGATTATTTCAATCGTCATATTCCGCTAAATAAAGAGGAAGAAGCAGCTGTTAAGGTCCTTTTTAAAGAACGGAGAATACGAAAGCGACACTATCTGCTACAAGAAGGAGATATATGTGTAAACAATAGTTTTGTGGTAAGTGGGTGCTTCCGAATGTTTATGGTGGACAAAAACGGGAAAGAACATAACCTGCAATTTTCCACTGAAGATTGGTGGATTTCCGATTTATACAGCCTGTTCAAAAGAGAGCCCAGTAAACTATATATAGAAGCTCTCGAAAATTCAATTATTCTATATACAACAATCGATGAACTCCTTCAATTGTTTGAAGACTACCCTACTTTCAGCCATATATTCAGAATTCTTACACAAAATGCATTAGCCAGCCAACAGCAACGTATTTTACAGTATGTTAGCTCCACTGCCGAAGAACGCTATCTTTGTTTTGCTCAAAAAAGACCTGAACTCTTACATAGAATTTCGAGCGTACAAATCGCTTCGTATTTAGGGGTAACACCCGAATTTCTAAGTACTATTAGAAAGAAAATTGCAAAATCTTAATCTATCTTAAGAATTTCTCTTAAAGCACTTTAATGTTTTTTCTTAAAGTACATTATAAGCGCAAACATTCTATTCTCCTCAATTTTGCGCCGTTAAAATTCACTTTAAGATCAACAATATGAAAACACAGGAAATAGCAAAAATGAAGCTAAGTACTTTATTGATTGCAATAGGCTTTGCAATCGTTTCCCTAACTACATGGGAAATTTATTGTCGCACGATGCAATATCAGGTTGCCCCTAATGACGACCAGGATTTATGGGTTCACCATAGAGCAAAACTTGACAAGCTAAAAAATGATGACGTCGTAATTATCGGCTCCTCGAGAGTGATGTTCAACTTCCAGTTGGATGAATGGGAAAAAGTCAGCGGAAAGAAGCCGGTAAATATTGCCGCTGCAGGATCAACCGTGTTACCCGTGCTCGAAGATGTAGTAGAGAACAGCGACTTTAACGGAACACTAATAATTGGGGTAACACCTCCTCTTTACTGGGTCCCACAATCGATGGATGTACTCCCGTATGCCAGAATTCAAAAATGGGTAAACCACTATCACGATCAAACCCATGCTGAAAGTTTCAATCATTTTATTTCGAAAAATGGTCCGCAAAAAGCCTTTTCATTCTTAACTGCCTCTAACGAGAATTTTTATAATGAACTGGATTTAAGATCCCTTATTCAACGAATTCCCACTCCGGCACGAATTCCGGGTCCCCCACCATTCCCTATTCTTTATCAGGTTGATGATAACCGAAATGTCAATCTTATGCCTCAAGTTACCACAGACGAAAACTATGTGAGCGAAATCACCGACTTTTGGTCGTTTATATTTGAACCGCCAAAAGATCCGAACGTCACTTTGGAAATGATAGAGGGCAACCGAAGACACATCATTGACAAGTCGGCACAATTGTTAGCAAAATTCAAAGAAAGGGGCGGAAAGGTCATCCTGGTGAGATGTCCGTCGCAAAATAAAGTGAGAGAAATCGAAAGGACTGTCTACCCAAGAGCATCCTATTGGGATGCCCTGGTAAAAGCCGTGAATGCTCCTGCTTATCACTTCGAAGATTACCCTTTTATGAATAAATATGAGCTTCCTGAGTGGTCACACCTTGCAACTCCCGATGCAAAATCTTTTACCATAGATTTTGTCAACCAACTGAAAAAAGACAACCTCCTTTAATCACTATTTAAAATATTCATCATCATGTTATTTAATTCGATCGGATTCATCGTATTTTTTATCGC
This genomic stretch from Ulvibacter sp. MAR_2010_11 harbors:
- a CDS encoding type VI secretion system tube protein Hcp codes for the protein MKTTIITIALVAISTISCQLAAQEVAAKSVGYDLQKNIKCRVIPTETGFSVAFEYDTKATQEDKVAQASGKKGYDYYKAKSEFTVNLSDNTVTEVVSPRDAASGLPSGKRQHKPLTITKEMDKSTPVIYNKVSSAGATTDGVATTNKGLGTGKVNMQDMSFTKRCADLTTVYPVVDGVSIIPVDDCPNGRGKIIWTWADGTLESSDDWTTNKRAQPTHTIEFIMDIQDGVCTAMAINEKGLPGEKPKKTKPKN
- a CDS encoding DUF1428 domain-containing protein translates to MTNYIDGFVLPIPRIYLNKYKRVAEQVSEIWKEYGAIAYFEYIGDDLSLEGTRSFIETIDAKEDEAIVFGWVVFPSKEIRDAANKKVPTDPRMTELVTPLINPEKLIFDARRMVYGGFKPLVQ
- a CDS encoding trans-aconitate 2-methyltransferase, whose protein sequence is MNNTELSKSYDKIAGKWNDEMLNSTYGLSMVERAIQFCTSKAKALDVGCGSGGRIINKILDSGFNLTAIDISHNMLELARNKHHEVNFMLADITKWETTDTFDLVVAWDSIFHLPVKSHASVLKKLCNLLSPNGILLYTFGDAIDEHIDMFFSFPNINFQKITL
- a CDS encoding Crp/Fnr family transcriptional regulator yields the protein MSDCTSILIDYFNRHIPLNKEEEAAVKVLFKERRIRKRHYLLQEGDICVNNSFVVSGCFRMFMVDKNGKEHNLQFSTEDWWISDLYSLFKREPSKLYIEALENSIILYTTIDELLQLFEDYPTFSHIFRILTQNALASQQQRILQYVSSTAEERYLCFAQKRPELLHRISSVQIASYLGVTPEFLSTIRKKIAKS
- a CDS encoding glutaminase codes for the protein MNFKEIIQEIYLKIKPIEDNGQLASYIPELANVNPENFGIHISTLDRVDFGIGNCYDKFSIQSIAKVLSLCLAYRIVGENLWERVGVEPSGTSFNSLVQLETDNGIPRNPFINAGAIVISDILISNLENPKEDFLAFVRSLSSNSELNYSRKIAASEKTVGFRNTALCNFIKSFGNIENDPSEVLDFYFDLCSLEMNCKELSALFLFLANDGKNIVDNNQILTKSQTKRINALMLTCGFYDESGDFAFKVGVPGKSGVGGGIVAVHPNQYSIAVWSPKLNEKGNSYKGMRFLEEFTTRSGLSIF
- a CDS encoding potassium/proton antiporter, whose amino-acid sequence is MNLTIENIVLVGSLLLFVSIIVGKTSYKFGVPTLLLFLAIGMLAGSDGIGGINFDNPKIAQFIGIVSLNFILFSGGLDTNWRSIKPILREGLVLSTLGVLLTALSLGTFVYFITDFTIYESMLLGSIVSSTDAAAVFSILRSKSLALKTNLRPTLELESGSNDPMAYVLTIAFLTLVINQDQSLASIVPLFLQQMFLGAIFGIAFGKLSKFIINKIKLDFEGLYPVLVIALMFITFSATDFVGGNGFLAIYICAVYLGNQELIHKKTILKMYDGLAWLMQIVLFLTLGLLVFPSQIIPYFGIGIIISLFLILIARPVSVLLSLMFFKMKLKRRFYISWVGLRGAVPIVFATYPLLAGIDKANMIFNIVFFISVTSVLIQGTTLSLVAKWLKVALPEKSKKISEMDKLFLELPKSSMQEFEILPQFYAVNKRIVDLNFPKSAFIVMIRRNDEFIRPGGSTQLQPNDVLMVLADDQEDFAKVTDCLYKAHKNPVS
- a CDS encoding DUF4440 domain-containing protein — its product is MESIKSELQEATNKEQLAFKNGDCQEVVDSMESDITFIANGNKVPSKAVIQKFCNSIPRPFKKATIDNLDIYPLTNETGYTIRTLEYQKDSQIKILEYVTKIWRKSDGKWKITHFQSTLKEISISDK
- a CDS encoding toxin-antitoxin system YwqK family antitoxin; this translates as MKQIVIFIVLISSLGFSQTTNELEVQIKGLLYDYGTFMVEGTNTSSNQQKVCSVTFNNRVVSIKLTHSNHPTAIQIANASDPWNSVVDSGMYVQEYTFNIDNLKHFDNGTFIRLLQQVDKHSTTLYVKAAATYKAYYVGESHHKNDVNKKVKVYASAFDNIPLYNKPGAEGLMKSISRDLIQIPVKPIAYDQDWFKNTLNRLFTKYLTRNTDITYEYGENGTTTSMTHWQNGLRHGQQIFFYESGGPKLVETWMNGKRTGFLDQFLSDGTQILKNGNGVHMTFHKNGVKEYEAEYIEGKRAGKASWYYDNGQVIESAIYKYNPEDHQGFRWEIVSSFHKDGTPRDKGTLKEGNGTWFLYGDNGKLEEVLQYKNGIQVK